The Chryseolinea soli nucleotide sequence CACGGGATAGCCGATCTCTTTCGCGAGTTCGATACCCTGTTCGATAGAGTCCAGCAATCCCTCGGATCCGGGAATAGTGGGCACGCCCGCTTTCTTCATGGTGTCTTTCGCGGTCGACTTGTCGCCCATCGCTTCGATCATGGCAGGTGTGGGGCCGATGAATTTTATTCCGTACTCATGACAGATGGCCGAGAACTCGGCCCGCTCCGACAGGAAGCCGTAGCCGGGGTGAATGGCGTCGGCGTTGGTGATCTCGGCGGCTGAAATGATGCGGGGTATGTTGAGGTAGGACTCCTTGCTCGGCGCAGCGCCGATGCACACGGCTTCATCGGCAAAGCGCACATGAAGACTTTCGCGATCGGCGGTAGAATATACCGCCACGGTCTTGATGTCCATTTCGCGACAGGTGCGGATGATCCGCAGGGCGATCTCGCCCCGGTTTGCTATTAATATTTTCTTGAACACAGTGGTCTGGGGTTAACGTCTCATCAATGACATGCTCCGCTACAAATTGTTCGGCTGAAATGTCCACCCGTTTGCTTTGGGAAGGATCACGCGTCAGCGTAAACAAAAAGACTTCGGAATATGGTAATTAATTAATCCGGTTCTACTACGAAGAGGACCTGGTCGTATTCCACGGGCGACGAGTTTTCGATCATCGCTTTCACGATGGTTCCTGAAACTTCTGATTCGATCTCGTTGAACAACTTCATGGCTTCGATGATACACACGGTTTGTCCTTTGGAGATTTTGTCGCCAACGGAAACAAATGCAGGCGTGTCGGGTGTCGAGGAGCGGTAGAATGTTCCGATCATGGGCGACTTGATCTCTACGGTCTTCTTGCCCGTTGCTGCGGGTGCAGCTTCCACACGGGGTGCTGCGGCTTGTGCTACCGGCGCTGCGGCTTGCGCTACTGGCGCCACTGCGGCTTGTGTCATCACGGGGGTTGACTTGAATACCTTTTGATCGGGCTCGCGCTTCACGTGAAGCTTCAGCTCTTTGGTTTCAATGTTTACTTCGTTCAATCCCGACTTGGAAATGAAGTCGATGAGGTCTCTTATTTCTGTCGTTTTCATTGCGGGTTGGTTAGCGGATCCTGATTCGTTCGCGGCCTTTGAAGGAGCGGGCGCCTTTTTGGCTGCGGGTTTTACTGCGCGTGCTTTGCTCATGGTGTAGTTTATTCTTTTACGCGTTCAACATAATCTCCAGTGGAGGTTTGGACTTTGATCTTGTCGCCGGTGTTTACAAACAGGGGCACTCGAATCTCGACGCCGTTCTCGAGCGTGGCAGCCTTCAATGTACGGGTAGCCGTATCGCCTTGCATACCGGGTTCGGTGTATTGCACTTCCATCACGACATGGGTGGGGGCTTCCGCGGTGATGGCGCTCTCGCCGTTTTCAAAGGCGATGAGCAAAGTAACACCTTCTTTGATAAAATTCACAGAGTTGCCCAGCAATCGCTTGTCGATGTATACCTGGTCGAAGGTAATATTGTCCATGCACACCAGGCTGTCGCCGTCGGCGTAGAGGTATTGGTATTCTTTTGTTTCGACACGCAAGATCTCAACTTCTTCTCCGGGGCGGAAACGGTTTTCTGCTACTTTACCGTTGCGTACGTTGCGCATTTTTATTTGATAGAAGGCGCGCAGGTTGCCGGGCGTGCGGTGCTGGAGTTCTTCCACCTGCA carries:
- the accB gene encoding acetyl-CoA carboxylase biotin carboxyl carrier protein, whose translation is MKTTEIRDLIDFISKSGLNEVNIETKELKLHVKREPDQKVFKSTPVMTQAAVAPVAQAAAPVAQAAAPRVEAAPAATGKKTVEIKSPMIGTFYRSSTPDTPAFVSVGDKISKGQTVCIIEAMKLFNEIESEVSGTIVKAMIENSSPVEYDQVLFVVEPD
- the efp gene encoding elongation factor P, with translation MATVSDLSKGNYIRYNGEVMQVEELQHRTPGNLRAFYQIKMRNVRNGKVAENRFRPGEEVEILRVETKEYQYLYADGDSLVCMDNITFDQVYIDKRLLGNSVNFIKEGVTLLIAFENGESAITAEAPTHVVMEVQYTEPGMQGDTATRTLKAATLENGVEIRVPLFVNTGDKIKVQTSTGDYVERVKE